Proteins encoded within one genomic window of Bradyrhizobium sp. 186:
- a CDS encoding DUF2934 domain-containing protein translates to MAGPPTQKDIERRAYHLWEQAGMPNGRDREFYLEAERRLGEELIRHELKTPDTL, encoded by the coding sequence ATGGCAGGTCCTCCAACCCAAAAGGACATCGAGCGCCGGGCATATCACCTGTGGGAGCAGGCAGGAATGCCTAACGGGCGTGATCGAGAGTTCTATCTGGAAGCGGAACGACGGCTTGGGGAAGAGTTGATTCGCCACGAACTCAAAACGCCGGATACGCTGTAG